In a genomic window of Salmo trutta chromosome 32, fSalTru1.1, whole genome shotgun sequence:
- the LOC115171502 gene encoding cytochrome c oxidase subunit 6A, mitochondrial, with protein sequence MASPASMAARRVLAAASHAGHEGGSARTWKILSFVLALPGVAVCIANAYMKMQQHSHEPPEFVAYSHLRIRTKKWPWGDGNHSLFHNPHENALPEGYEGPRH encoded by the exons ATGGCGTCTCCTGCATCGATGGCAGCCCGCAGGGTATTAGCTGCTGCATCACACGCAGGCCATGAGGGAGGATCAG CTAGGACCTGGAAGATCCTGTCGTTTGTGTTGGCCCTACCTGGTGTGGCCGTCTGCATCGCCAACGCCTACATGAAGATGCAGCAGCACTCCCATGAACCCCCTGAGTTTGTGGCCTACTCACACCTTCGCATCCGCACCAAG AAATGGCCCTGGGGTGACGGCAACCACTCTCTCTTCCACAACCCTCATGAAAATGCTCTTCCTGAGGGTTATGAGGGCCCCCGCCACTAA